In one window of Haloimpatiens sp. FM7315 DNA:
- a CDS encoding DUF3006 domain-containing protein yields MRGIIDRFEGDFAVIELSNGKMKDFERNRIPKEAKEGDVVEIGKEIKINTIETLKRKEEIEKLTEDMWE; encoded by the coding sequence ATGAGAGGAATAATAGATAGGTTTGAAGGAGATTTTGCTGTTATTGAGCTTTCAAATGGAAAAATGAAAGATTTTGAGAGGAATAGAATACCTAAAGAAGCCAAAGAGGGAGATGTAGTAGAAATAGGAAAAGAAATAAAAATTAATACTATAGAAACCTTAAAAAGAAAAGAAGAAATAGAAAAACTTACAGAAGATATGTGGGAGTAA
- a CDS encoding NAD(P)/FAD-dependent oxidoreductase, with translation MNYDVIVIGAGASGLTAAITAKDRGCNVAILEGNSRLGKKILTTGNGRCNITNENIEPSRYHSDNLNFFNYALDRFNNKDILSFFTYLGLPLISLEEGKMYPMSLQASSVLDIFILALEEKDIPLHLNTKITNILAYKNYFELTSSNKETFKCKKLILACGGKTAPATGSDGSGFRLAKDLGHSIIKPICAIVQLKLNYKHLKAISGIKFEGLAKVLVDNKILREESGEILFTDYGISGPPILQLSRVASYNLEKSKKVFLKLDLIPNISKESLAEFLENHWGTFSYRSVSDSLIGIINKKLIPTILKEADLHDIHKPCLDLTWKEKDKIFNLLKEWTFEVTDTNGFKNAQVTAGGVDTKEVNEKTLESKVQPNLYFCGEILDVDGDCGGFNLQWAWSSGILCGENMV, from the coding sequence TTGAATTATGATGTTATTGTTATAGGTGCCGGTGCTTCTGGGCTTACTGCAGCCATTACCGCTAAAGATAGAGGATGCAATGTAGCTATATTAGAGGGAAATTCAAGACTAGGCAAAAAAATACTTACAACAGGAAATGGTCGATGTAATATTACAAATGAAAATATTGAACCTTCAAGGTACCACAGTGATAATTTAAACTTTTTTAACTACGCATTAGATAGGTTTAATAATAAAGATATATTAAGTTTTTTTACATACCTAGGCCTTCCTCTTATTAGCTTAGAAGAGGGTAAAATGTATCCTATGAGCCTTCAAGCTTCTTCCGTTTTAGATATTTTCATCTTGGCTTTAGAAGAAAAAGATATTCCCTTACATTTAAATACGAAAATTACGAATATATTGGCCTATAAAAATTATTTTGAATTAACTTCAAGTAATAAAGAAACTTTTAAATGTAAAAAATTAATTTTAGCCTGTGGAGGTAAAACTGCACCTGCAACTGGTTCTGATGGCTCAGGTTTTAGATTAGCCAAAGACTTAGGGCATAGTATAATAAAACCTATTTGCGCAATTGTCCAGCTAAAATTAAATTATAAACATTTAAAAGCTATTTCAGGAATAAAATTTGAAGGATTAGCCAAGGTTTTGGTTGATAATAAAATATTAAGAGAAGAATCTGGAGAAATTTTATTTACGGACTATGGAATATCAGGTCCACCAATTTTACAATTAAGCCGAGTTGCTTCTTATAATTTAGAAAAAAGTAAAAAAGTATTTTTAAAACTAGATTTGATTCCAAATATTTCCAAAGAATCCTTAGCTGAATTTTTAGAAAATCATTGGGGCACTTTTAGCTATAGAAGTGTTTCTGATAGTTTAATTGGAATAATAAATAAAAAATTAATACCAACAATATTAAAAGAAGCAGATCTTCATGATATTCATAAGCCATGCCTAGATCTTACTTGGAAAGAAAAAGATAAAATATTTAATTTACTTAAAGAATGGACTTTTGAAGTTACAGATACAAATGGATTTAAAAACGCCCAGGTAACTGCAGGAGGGGTAGATACTAAAGAAGTTAACGAGAAAACTTTAGAATCTAAAGTCCAACCTAATCTGTACTTTTGTGGAGAAATTTTAGATGTAGATGGAGATTGTGGTGGTTTCAATTTACAATGGGCTTGGAGTTCAGGAATTTTATGTGGTGAAAATATGGTATAA
- a CDS encoding M48 family metallopeptidase, translated as MKKLIYNGKEIAYVLKRTKRKTIGITITEEAKVLVNAPYNLKSDYIDKLLLKKASWILDKLELMINRNRRSTVRKYKEGEEFYLLSKKYTLKIIDNKYIDLNLLNNKLCEGKYKKHRSIYIEENNLCVEIENELSIEDRVKYIEKSIKEFYLDFALDYLKKRVKVFENIMKVHPRSIRIKEVKSFWGSFSSKGNLSLNLNLIMMPEDIIDYIIVHELSHYRHMDHSREFWMEVGRFMKDYKIKRQWLKNNGYLYKF; from the coding sequence ATGAAAAAACTTATTTATAATGGAAAAGAAATAGCATATGTTCTTAAAAGAACTAAAAGAAAAACTATTGGTATAACAATAACAGAGGAAGCTAAGGTGTTAGTAAATGCACCGTATAACTTAAAAAGTGATTATATAGATAAATTGCTTTTAAAAAAGGCTAGCTGGATTTTAGACAAACTGGAGCTAATGATTAATAGAAACAGAAGGAGTACAGTTAGGAAATACAAAGAAGGGGAAGAATTTTATTTGCTTTCTAAAAAATATACTTTAAAAATTATAGATAATAAATATATTGATTTAAATCTATTGAATAATAAATTATGTGAAGGAAAATATAAAAAACATAGAAGTATATACATAGAGGAGAATAACTTATGTGTAGAGATAGAAAATGAGTTATCTATAGAGGATAGGGTAAAATATATAGAAAAGAGTATAAAAGAGTTTTACCTAGATTTTGCCCTAGATTATCTAAAGAAAAGAGTAAAAGTTTTTGAAAATATTATGAAGGTGCATCCAAGAAGTATAAGAATAAAGGAAGTAAAGAGTTTTTGGGGTAGTTTTTCTTCTAAAGGAAATCTTAGTTTAAATTTAAATCTCATAATGATGCCAGAGGATATAATTGACTATATTATAGTACATGAATTAAGTCATTATAGGCATATGGATCATTCAAGGGAATTTTGGATGGAGGTAGGTAGGTTCATGAAAGACTATAAGATAAAAAGACAGTGGCTTAAAAACAATGGTTATTTATATAAGTTTTAA
- a CDS encoding CoA-binding protein — translation MNAGEFLNHKNWVVAGDVINKEKYASKILNRLQEKGYLVAGVHPKKQGENLYKSLKYIPFNVEVVDLCINSALGIEIVKEAKELNIDKVLIQPGAESEEIISYCKENGITAVEDCALVQLQKL, via the coding sequence ATGAATGCAGGAGAATTTTTAAATCACAAAAACTGGGTTGTGGCTGGAGATGTAATTAATAAGGAAAAATATGCAAGTAAAATACTAAATAGACTTCAAGAAAAAGGTTATTTAGTAGCAGGGGTGCATCCTAAAAAGCAAGGTGAAAACCTATATAAAAGTCTAAAGTACATCCCTTTTAATGTAGAGGTTGTAGATTTATGTATAAATTCTGCTTTAGGAATAGAAATAGTAAAAGAGGCAAAGGAATTAAACATAGACAAGGTGCTAATACAGCCAGGAGCAGAAAGTGAAGAAATTATAAGTTATTGCAAAGAAAATGGAATAACAGCAGTAGAAGATTGTGCTCTAGTACAGTTACAAAAGCTTTAA
- a CDS encoding DUF1858 domain-containing protein, whose translation MITKEMTIGEILRQKPDAAPILMNFGMGCVGCPSAQAESLEEAAMVHGMDIEKLIEALNK comes from the coding sequence ATGATAACAAAGGAAATGACAATAGGTGAAATATTAAGACAAAAACCAGATGCAGCTCCAATATTAATGAATTTTGGTATGGGTTGTGTTGGATGTCCATCAGCTCAAGCCGAAAGTCTTGAAGAAGCAGCTATGGTTCATGGAATGGATATAGAGAAATTAATCGAAGCTTTAAACAAATAA
- a CDS encoding MFS transporter, producing the protein MNYKNKLKRNIYLNYMFIFLNRLDLTQGIWMIYLSFKGMSLTKLGLLEGIFHLTSFLMEVPTGAIADIYGRKFSRTLGRVFFIISTTILILSNNFYLFAFSFSILAISYNLESGAGEALLYDSLKELEKEKNYMKINGFNEMILEIASILALIVGGYLAHKNYALPFILSILLGILSLLESLWFQEPKSGRPINLENIHPFNTFINQTVNSFNFVKRNKKILFLIVFSETMSVFGTSLFYYLQNYWKGQGLNEFKIGIILSIASLGSAFIAPKVYKIEKLLKEKLLLILLPIANFLCIFFIAFTNYSQGFYILLEVVQTIMYIITSEYLNKLIESKNRATILSFQSMIFSFFMISIFPLLGKIGDLFTLATSFKFLCIASFIFALVNGFLILKSKNS; encoded by the coding sequence ATGAACTATAAAAATAAATTAAAAAGAAATATATATTTAAATTATATGTTTATATTTTTAAATAGACTAGATTTAACTCAGGGCATATGGATGATCTATCTTTCTTTCAAAGGTATGTCCCTTACTAAGCTTGGACTTTTAGAGGGTATTTTTCACTTAACATCCTTTCTTATGGAAGTTCCAACAGGTGCTATAGCAGATATTTACGGAAGAAAATTCAGCAGAACTTTAGGAAGAGTATTTTTTATAATAAGTACAACCATTTTAATTTTATCTAATAACTTTTATTTATTTGCTTTTTCATTTTCAATTTTAGCAATTTCATATAACTTAGAATCAGGAGCAGGAGAAGCTCTCCTATATGACTCTTTGAAAGAATTAGAAAAAGAAAAGAATTACATGAAAATAAATGGATTTAATGAAATGATTTTAGAAATAGCCTCTATACTTGCTCTTATAGTAGGTGGGTATTTAGCTCATAAAAATTATGCACTTCCTTTTATTTTAAGTATCCTTTTAGGTATTCTGAGCCTTTTAGAATCCTTATGGTTTCAGGAACCTAAATCAGGAAGGCCTATTAATTTAGAAAATATACATCCTTTTAATACTTTTATAAATCAAACTGTAAATAGTTTTAATTTCGTAAAAAGAAATAAAAAGATACTATTTCTCATTGTATTTTCAGAAACCATGTCAGTGTTTGGAACTAGCCTTTTTTACTATTTACAAAATTATTGGAAAGGACAGGGTTTAAATGAATTTAAAATAGGGATTATTTTATCTATAGCTTCCCTTGGAAGTGCTTTTATAGCACCTAAGGTTTATAAAATAGAAAAACTACTTAAAGAAAAGCTTCTATTAATACTTTTGCCTATAGCAAACTTTCTATGTATATTTTTTATAGCTTTCACAAATTACTCTCAGGGATTTTATATATTATTGGAGGTAGTTCAAACCATTATGTACATTATAACCAGTGAATATTTAAATAAACTTATTGAAAGCAAAAATAGGGCAACTATATTATCCTTTCAAAGTATGATATTTAGCTTTTTTATGATTTCTATTTTCCCACTCCTTGGAAAAATAGGAGATCTATTTACTTTAGCTACATCCTTTAAGTTTTTATGCATTGCTTCCTTTATTTTTGCTCTAGTAAATGGTTTTTTAATCCTAAAATCAAAGAATTCCTAA
- a CDS encoding MarR family winged helix-turn-helix transcriptional regulator: MKETYNILNELLVETFNDILEIEQRALKEGAFHDLSITEIHTIEAMGMYEAKAMSEVAKKLDITVGTLTTAINNLVRKEYVERKRDESDRRVVKIALTKKGKLAYRVHDKFHSDMIKATIEGLSGQEEDILIKSLDKLNTFFKEKYHLNR, encoded by the coding sequence ATGAAGGAAACTTATAATATTTTAAATGAACTTTTAGTTGAAACCTTTAATGACATATTAGAAATTGAACAAAGAGCCCTTAAAGAAGGTGCTTTTCATGATTTATCAATTACAGAAATACATACAATAGAGGCAATGGGTATGTATGAGGCTAAAGCAATGAGTGAGGTTGCAAAGAAATTAGATATAACAGTTGGCACCTTGACAACAGCTATAAACAACTTGGTTAGAAAAGAATACGTAGAAAGAAAAAGAGATGAATCAGATAGAAGAGTTGTAAAAATTGCCCTTACTAAAAAAGGTAAGCTTGCCTACAGAGTACATGATAAATTTCATTCTGATATGATTAAAGCAACTATTGAGGGATTATCTGGTCAAGAAGAGGACATACTAATAAAGTCCTTAGACAAGTTAAATACTTTTTTTAAAGAAAAATATCATCTAAACAGATAA
- the fabK gene encoding enoyl-[acyl-carrier-protein] reductase FabK — MFETRLCSMLGIKYPMIQGGMAWIADGNLAAAVSNAGGIGIIAAGTAPVDYVRAEIKKAKALTDKPFGVNIMLLSENAEDIAKLVCEEEIKVITTGAGNPGKYMDMWKANNIKVIPVVASTALAKRMERAGADAIIAEGCEAGGHIGELTTMALLPQVVDSVSIPVIGAGGIGDERGLAAAFMLGAEGVQVGTRFLVSDECTVHENYKEKIINAKDIDSVVTGRSTGHPVRVLRNQLSRKYQILEKENSDKEELEKMGIGALRKAAREGDVVNGSIMAGQIAGLVSKKQSCKEIIEEMFLGAKDIIKALSI, encoded by the coding sequence ATGTTTGAAACGAGATTATGTTCAATGTTAGGAATAAAGTATCCCATGATTCAAGGTGGAATGGCTTGGATAGCAGATGGTAATCTAGCCGCAGCGGTTTCTAATGCAGGAGGTATAGGCATAATAGCTGCAGGTACAGCACCTGTAGATTATGTAAGAGCTGAAATAAAAAAAGCCAAGGCTTTAACAGATAAACCTTTTGGAGTAAATATTATGCTACTAAGTGAAAACGCCGAAGATATAGCAAAATTGGTTTGTGAGGAAGAAATTAAAGTTATTACTACAGGAGCAGGGAATCCTGGTAAATATATGGATATGTGGAAAGCTAATAATATAAAGGTAATACCAGTTGTAGCTTCTACTGCTTTAGCGAAGAGAATGGAGAGAGCAGGAGCGGATGCGATTATTGCAGAAGGTTGTGAGGCAGGAGGACACATAGGAGAACTTACCACTATGGCGCTACTTCCTCAAGTTGTTGATTCTGTTAGCATACCAGTAATTGGTGCAGGAGGAATTGGAGATGAAAGAGGACTTGCAGCTGCATTTATGCTTGGAGCTGAAGGGGTACAGGTAGGAACAAGATTTTTAGTTTCTGATGAATGTACTGTTCACGAAAATTACAAAGAAAAAATCATTAATGCAAAAGATATAGATTCTGTGGTAACTGGAAGAAGTACTGGGCATCCAGTAAGGGTTCTTAGAAATCAGCTTTCTAGAAAATATCAGATTTTAGAAAAGGAAAATTCTGATAAAGAAGAATTAGAAAAAATGGGAATTGGAGCTTTAAGAAAGGCTGCTCGTGAAGGAGATGTAGTTAACGGTTCAATTATGGCAGGTCAAATAGCAGGACTTGTTAGCAAAAAACAAAGCTGTAAGGAAATAATTGAAGAGATGTTCTTAGGAGCAAAAGACATTATTAAAGCTTTAAGTATATAG
- a CDS encoding APC family permease, protein MDFKNLKRSINLVEAISIVIGLIIGSGIFLKPGIVLKNAGSPKMAVIAWLTGGIITLCSALSIAEIAANMPKTGGLYSYLEELYGNIWGFLLGWVQTVISFPGSCAALSIACAILTSYLIPLSNFQIKLLAVGLIAFLTIMNILSTKLGGVIQTIATIGKLIPIIVLIIFGLTNGKVNIYKSTGAISSSMGLGAAILGTLWAYDGWIGVTNVAEELKNPKRNLPRSIIVGVSFVIAIYIFFNAAIFKILPADKILSSSQPAVEASVVLFGEKASAFIIFGMIVSVFGALNGYLMTGARVPFAMAKRGQIPFYKIFLKSHSKFETPHNCLILQSLIADIYIFTGSFNTLSDLIVFVLWIFLLWEFVVYSYLERES, encoded by the coding sequence ATGGATTTTAAAAACTTAAAAAGATCCATTAATTTAGTAGAGGCTATTTCTATAGTTATTGGGTTAATAATAGGTTCTGGAATTTTTCTAAAGCCAGGAATTGTACTTAAAAATGCAGGCTCTCCTAAAATGGCAGTTATAGCTTGGTTAACCGGGGGAATTATTACTTTATGCTCTGCATTAAGTATAGCTGAAATAGCGGCCAATATGCCTAAAACTGGAGGACTTTATAGCTATTTAGAGGAATTATATGGGAATATATGGGGGTTTCTACTTGGATGGGTTCAAACTGTGATATCTTTCCCTGGATCTTGTGCAGCACTTTCTATAGCCTGTGCTATTCTTACTAGTTATCTTATCCCTTTAAGTAATTTTCAGATAAAACTTTTAGCAGTAGGTTTAATTGCATTTTTAACTATTATGAACATTTTATCTACTAAGTTAGGAGGAGTCATTCAAACTATAGCAACAATTGGAAAACTTATTCCTATTATAGTACTTATTATATTTGGATTAACAAATGGAAAGGTAAATATATATAAAAGCACAGGGGCAATTTCCTCTAGTATGGGTTTAGGGGCCGCAATACTTGGAACTTTATGGGCTTATGATGGTTGGATTGGAGTTACAAATGTAGCAGAGGAGCTTAAAAATCCTAAAAGAAATTTACCAAGATCTATAATTGTTGGAGTTAGCTTTGTAATTGCAATATACATTTTTTTTAATGCAGCAATATTTAAAATATTACCAGCAGATAAAATTTTATCTTCTAGTCAACCAGCGGTTGAAGCATCAGTGGTATTGTTTGGAGAAAAAGCTAGTGCTTTTATTATATTTGGTATGATAGTGTCGGTATTTGGAGCCTTAAATGGATATTTAATGACAGGTGCTAGAGTGCCTTTTGCCATGGCTAAAAGAGGTCAAATACCTTTTTATAAAATCTTTTTAAAGTCTCATTCTAAGTTCGAGACACCACATAACTGTTTGATTTTACAAAGTTTAATAGCTGATATATATATATTTACAGGTAGTTTTAACACACTTTCAGATTTAATAGTATTTGTTTTATGGATTTTTTTGTTATGGGAGTTTGTGGTATATTCATACTTAGAAAGAGAAAGTTAA
- a CDS encoding peptidoglycan DD-metalloendopeptidase family protein — MKKDIKIKSFFIIISLVCLFTLYYSIPNLFSYKVMLNNKYMCIVENKDKYLNIQKDIMNSLNRRFKNIEGEDKLKFKICLYSGDSTKREEIKESFFKYSCIKVDAYEVFLNSNFLGVLDNKEERNTLVSLLSEELKKQFTLKSINKFNVKNLELKKVKISLSKLNVEPKDEMEIVSKGILNAMDRVKVEFVATIEETKQIEPSTVVKSSKDIIIGKRKIKENGEKGIKKLSKEILVKDNKIVAKKIIREKVIKPCKDKVILIGSKKPTVLGSFAFARPSRGSVSSGFGKRNGKMHKGIDIASPMNTPIYAAYDGVVTFSGWQQGYGNIVIINHGNGFETRYGHCNSLIAKKGDKIKKTQLIAKVGSTGRSTGPHLHFEIRKNDQAIDPTPYIN; from the coding sequence TTGAAAAAAGACATAAAAATTAAAAGCTTTTTTATAATTATTTCTTTAGTTTGTTTATTTACTTTATATTATAGCATACCTAATTTGTTTTCTTACAAAGTAATGCTTAATAATAAGTACATGTGTATTGTAGAAAATAAAGATAAATATTTAAACATTCAAAAAGACATTATGAATAGTTTAAATAGAAGATTTAAAAATATAGAGGGAGAAGATAAATTAAAATTTAAAATTTGTCTTTATAGCGGAGATAGTACTAAAAGAGAAGAAATTAAAGAGAGCTTTTTTAAGTATAGTTGCATAAAAGTAGATGCTTATGAAGTATTTTTAAATAGTAACTTTTTGGGGGTTTTAGACAATAAAGAAGAAAGAAATACATTAGTAAGTTTATTAAGTGAGGAATTAAAAAAACAGTTTACTTTAAAGAGTATAAATAAATTTAATGTTAAAAACTTAGAGCTAAAAAAGGTTAAAATTTCACTTTCAAAGTTAAATGTAGAACCAAAGGATGAAATGGAAATAGTAAGTAAGGGCATTTTAAATGCCATGGATAGGGTAAAAGTAGAATTTGTAGCTACTATTGAGGAAACAAAACAAATAGAACCATCAACAGTTGTAAAGTCCTCTAAGGATATTATTATAGGTAAAAGAAAGATTAAGGAAAATGGAGAAAAAGGCATAAAAAAGCTTAGCAAAGAAATTTTGGTCAAAGATAATAAAATAGTAGCAAAAAAGATTATAAGAGAGAAGGTAATAAAACCTTGTAAAGATAAAGTTATTTTGATTGGAAGTAAAAAACCTACAGTTTTAGGTAGCTTTGCTTTTGCGAGACCTTCGAGAGGTAGCGTTAGCTCAGGCTTTGGAAAAAGGAATGGAAAGATGCATAAAGGAATAGATATTGCATCACCTATGAACACTCCCATTTATGCAGCCTATGATGGAGTTGTAACATTTTCTGGCTGGCAACAAGGCTATGGCAATATCGTCATAATAAATCACGGTAATGGCTTTGAAACTAGATATGGTCATTGCAACAGTTTAATTGCTAAAAAGGGAGATAAAATTAAAAAAACTCAGCTTATAGCAAAAGTTGGAAGCACTGGAAGAAGCACTGGTCCTCATTTGCATTTTGAAATTAGGAAAAACGATCAGGCTATAGACCCTACTCCGTATATTAATTGA
- a CDS encoding ECF transporter S component: MNINEPNTNLSRNVGGFKTRQLTTIGMLSAISIVLGLTGYGFVPLPGIKATIMHVPVIIGAILEGPIVGIAIGFIFGLFSVFQNMMVPSLLSFAFMNPLVSILPRVIIGITAYYSYRLIPIKNKNNPIKIGIGAFIGSLTNTIGVLGMLYVLYAARFAEAKNMSPSFAGKAIFGIAVANGIPESIVAVFITVPIVLAIRKFKKHR, encoded by the coding sequence ATGAATATCAATGAACCAAACACAAATCTATCAAGAAACGTAGGAGGCTTTAAGACAAGGCAGCTTACAACTATAGGAATGCTATCTGCAATATCTATAGTTTTAGGTCTAACAGGTTATGGTTTTGTTCCTCTTCCAGGAATCAAAGCTACAATAATGCACGTTCCAGTAATCATAGGTGCTATACTAGAAGGTCCTATAGTGGGAATAGCCATAGGCTTTATATTTGGATTATTTAGTGTATTCCAAAATATGATGGTTCCCTCACTTTTGTCTTTTGCTTTTATGAACCCTCTTGTATCAATACTTCCAAGGGTTATAATAGGTATAACTGCTTATTATTCTTATAGGTTAATACCTATAAAAAACAAAAATAACCCAATAAAAATTGGAATAGGAGCTTTTATAGGTTCCTTAACAAATACCATTGGGGTTCTAGGAATGCTTTATGTTTTATATGCTGCACGATTTGCAGAAGCTAAGAACATGTCCCCTTCCTTTGCAGGAAAAGCGATATTTGGTATAGCAGTTGCCAATGGCATACCCGAATCTATAGTGGCAGTTTTTATAACTGTACCTATTGTACTTGCAATAAGAAAATTTAAAAAACATAGATAA
- the acpP gene encoding acyl carrier protein, whose amino-acid sequence MTFEKIKNIIAEQLSLDEGEIALTSTFTDDLGVDSLEIFEIVMALEEEFDIEIPNEDIEDMKTVGDIVNYVESKTK is encoded by the coding sequence ATGACTTTTGAAAAAATAAAAAATATAATAGCAGAACAATTATCTTTAGACGAAGGTGAAATAGCATTAACTTCAACTTTTACAGATGACCTTGGAGTGGATTCTTTAGAAATATTTGAAATTGTAATGGCTTTAGAGGAAGAGTTCGATATTGAAATACCAAATGAAGATATAGAAGATATGAAGACTGTAGGAGACATTGTAAACTACGTAGAATCAAAAACAAAATAA
- a CDS encoding pyruvate, water dikinase regulatory protein has protein sequence MFKIYAVSDSIGETAEQVARATASQFNVNIVVKRVPYIKTDQDVNEFLSSINDPDKSMVISNIILAEVRDFLVQRCIEKGIVINNVLSPCINMAAKFTGSTPIYEPGAVWNIDNEYYNKIEAMQFTMQYDDSKDISGIKNADVVIVGLSRTSKTALCMYLSNKGIRALNVPIMPEVPVPEELFTMDRKKIIGLTINPLDLIQIRKHRLLKFGASNININYANEQRILEEFDFADRIMKKIGCRVIDVTKRAIEDTALIVMESIGWVEKSF, from the coding sequence ATGTTTAAAATATATGCAGTTTCGGATTCTATAGGTGAGACAGCAGAACAAGTAGCAAGGGCAACGGCTAGTCAATTTAATGTAAATATTGTTGTAAAAAGAGTTCCTTATATAAAAACAGATCAAGATGTAAATGAATTTTTAAGTAGTATAAATGATCCAGATAAAAGCATGGTAATATCTAATATAATTTTAGCTGAAGTAAGAGATTTTCTGGTTCAAAGATGCATAGAAAAAGGTATTGTTATAAACAACGTGTTAAGCCCTTGTATAAATATGGCAGCTAAGTTCACAGGTTCTACACCAATATACGAACCTGGAGCTGTTTGGAATATAGATAATGAGTATTATAATAAAATCGAGGCCATGCAGTTTACTATGCAGTATGATGATAGTAAGGACATAAGTGGAATAAAGAATGCTGATGTAGTAATAGTAGGGCTTTCTAGAACCTCTAAAACCGCTCTTTGCATGTATTTATCTAATAAGGGAATAAGAGCTTTAAACGTTCCAATTATGCCAGAGGTGCCCGTTCCTGAAGAGCTTTTTACTATGGATAGGAAAAAAATAATAGGTCTTACTATAAATCCACTAGATTTAATACAAATAAGGAAACATAGATTATTAAAATTTGGGGCTAGTAATATAAATATAAATTATGCCAATGAACAGAGAATTTTAGAAGAATTTGATTTCGCAGATAGAATAATGAAGAAAATAGGCTGTAGGGTAATTGATGTTACTAAGAGGGCTATAGAGGATACAGCCCTTATAGTAATGGAAAGTATAGGATGGGTTGAAAAAAGTTTTTAA
- a CDS encoding small, acid-soluble spore protein, alpha/beta type yields the protein MAHKNNKNSKDNKKVSPKTKSELKDMEVEMSKEIGANNESKKLGKKKASKERE from the coding sequence ATGGCACATAAAAACAACAAAAACAGTAAGGATAATAAGAAAGTTAGTCCAAAGACTAAATCAGAATTAAAAGACATGGAAGTTGAGATGTCAAAAGAAATAGGTGCAAACAACGAATCTAAAAAATTAGGCAAGAAAAAAGCATCTAAAGAAAGAGAATAG
- a CDS encoding acyl-[acyl-carrier-protein] thioesterase, producing the protein MEGLVTEREYTVHYYEIDYKRRALITSIMDFLGDVAMVQTEESSIDLDFLQKNKIAWVLYKWDIKIERYPHYREKIKVRTYAYGMKKYYAYRKFEIIDADENVIVTAVSIWFLLDIEKRKPITIPDYMYDIYKIDKSEKKSLKIDKIKKLEKIDEENKFTVRYGDIDTNKHVNNVKYVSWAIETVPKEIVTNYELKGLKVVYEKETTYGNIIKVRTEVINEDEKLVCIHKIEDKNGNELATLETEWGR; encoded by the coding sequence ATGGAAGGTCTAGTAACAGAAAGAGAATATACAGTACATTATTATGAAATTGACTATAAAAGAAGAGCTTTAATAACGAGTATAATGGATTTTCTTGGTGATGTAGCTATGGTTCAAACAGAAGAATCAAGCATTGACTTGGATTTCTTACAGAAAAATAAAATAGCCTGGGTACTTTATAAATGGGATATAAAAATAGAAAGATATCCTCATTATAGGGAAAAAATAAAAGTAAGAACTTATGCTTATGGCATGAAAAAATACTATGCTTATAGAAAATTTGAAATAATTGATGCTGATGAAAATGTTATAGTTACAGCGGTTTCTATTTGGTTTTTACTAGATATAGAGAAGAGAAAGCCTATAACTATACCAGATTATATGTATGATATTTATAAAATTGATAAGTCAGAAAAGAAATCCTTGAAAATCGATAAGATTAAAAAACTAGAAAAAATAGATGAGGAAAATAAATTTACAGTAAGGTATGGGGATATAGATACAAACAAACATGTCAACAATGTAAAATATGTTTCCTGGGCAATTGAAACCGTACCTAAAGAAATAGTTACTAACTATGAGCTTAAAGGGTTAAAGGTGGTTTATGAAAAAGAAACAACCTACGGTAATATAATAAAAGTAAGAACTGAAGTAATTAATGAAGATGAAAAGTTAGTTTGTATTCATAAAATTGAAGACAAAAATGGAAATGAGCTTGCAACTCTTGAGACTGAGTGGGGAAGGTAA